A region from the Aquimarina sp. ERC-38 genome encodes:
- a CDS encoding GEVED domain-containing protein, with protein MLSRKILLVALLICTFAGFSQDKKQRLPSTFTGVSKPMKPVNALRSKKNLIPASEKPQGGAPRLRIKNKTIPGKGLPKGMDPLLLKQKSFKGTKALAAPILTFEADAREASPSDPTGAVGPNHYVSARNSAFSIHDKSGNVLQQSISLENIFEGENDGDPIVFYDNFADRFVITQFFGAFSQGAGPFGFLIAVCQGSNPVTDGWYTYRYEVDSFPDYPKFSVWSDGYYITANKNQNSPSVNEVVFVLERDKMLVGEDTAGIQGFALPGALTNGFYSPLAFNAIGTVLPPRGLGHIVYYQDDSWDGVSEDKIKLWSLGVDWDTPSNSFIAEDQELSVSGGDISAFDATFSSGSTLNLPQPGGGGEDKDALQGAIMQVLNYRRFCGYNSVVFNFAVDIDNRVNSSGNELDHVSGIRWYELRQDGDNAPWYVNQEGTYAAPGGKSAWCASMAMDIYGNIGMGYSSVGTVQDGADRDSFISLHYTGRLVDDPPGMMTFAEQTIKNGTGVSQGKERYGDYSHLTVDPIDQNTFWFISEYPEATGTNMRDYVGVFKVATAIGNDIGVIAIDGPVTSTFESTESVKVRIKNFGEVAASNFPVQYSINGGPVVTEIFSGTISPGNEANFTFAKQEDFSAEREFMIEVQTDLASDATPINDCTSAVIFNLPADDVGVAAIINPKTGTGLAIDEPVMVNIKNYGGKAQSGFEVYYVVDNGTRITERYNDVLEGQSSQFFTFSQTFDFSDFRTYIVESGTILSNDQNLNNDLVIEEVLHEQCNPTSNCSQSQDGIISFELSNVVNRDIPCNDGYERFPNLIIDIAKTEEYVLTIQTGFVSEESQRFSIWIDYDDNTVYEEDELVLSNQVIKSNFEDQKYKFEVSADAPVGQHRMRIRGADTQNSGGVTKLNDPCAEITFGTTHDYFVKISERVEDSDIVVVSGDNDQFTFTMSDFNADESLPINIYDLSGQIIHSNVITKNSGIFEYDLDMSYVQSAIYFVQIGSNTTGRTAKFIVP; from the coding sequence ATGCTATCGAGAAAAATTTTACTTGTTGCTCTTTTAATATGCACGTTTGCCGGATTTTCTCAGGACAAGAAGCAGCGCCTGCCCAGTACTTTTACAGGCGTCTCAAAACCGATGAAACCGGTAAATGCTCTACGAAGTAAAAAAAACTTGATTCCAGCTTCTGAAAAACCTCAGGGAGGGGCACCTAGATTAAGGATTAAAAATAAAACCATACCTGGTAAAGGATTGCCGAAAGGTATGGATCCACTACTGTTAAAACAAAAAAGTTTTAAAGGAACTAAAGCACTTGCAGCTCCTATTCTTACTTTTGAAGCAGATGCAAGAGAGGCATCTCCATCAGACCCTACGGGTGCAGTAGGACCTAACCATTATGTAAGTGCAAGAAATTCGGCTTTCAGTATTCACGATAAGTCCGGCAATGTATTACAACAATCAATTTCGTTAGAAAATATTTTTGAAGGTGAAAACGATGGTGACCCAATTGTGTTCTACGATAATTTTGCAGACAGGTTTGTAATTACCCAGTTCTTTGGTGCTTTTTCGCAGGGCGCAGGACCTTTTGGGTTTTTAATTGCAGTATGTCAGGGGTCAAACCCGGTAACTGATGGTTGGTATACGTATCGGTATGAAGTGGATTCTTTTCCTGATTATCCTAAATTTTCAGTTTGGTCTGATGGTTATTATATTACCGCTAATAAGAATCAAAACAGTCCGTCAGTTAATGAAGTTGTATTTGTTCTGGAAAGAGATAAAATGTTAGTAGGCGAAGATACCGCTGGTATACAGGGATTTGCTTTACCCGGAGCCTTAACTAACGGATTTTACTCACCTTTAGCGTTTAATGCTATTGGCACCGTATTGCCCCCAAGAGGATTAGGTCATATTGTATATTATCAAGACGATTCGTGGGATGGGGTAAGTGAAGATAAGATAAAACTTTGGTCGTTAGGTGTGGATTGGGACACCCCTTCTAATTCTTTTATTGCAGAGGATCAGGAATTAAGTGTGAGCGGTGGAGATATTTCTGCTTTTGATGCTACTTTTAGTTCCGGAAGTACTCTCAATCTACCACAACCAGGAGGTGGTGGAGAAGATAAAGATGCGTTACAAGGTGCTATTATGCAGGTATTAAACTATAGAAGGTTCTGTGGTTACAACTCCGTAGTATTTAATTTTGCAGTAGATATAGACAATAGAGTTAACAGTTCAGGTAATGAACTGGATCATGTATCCGGAATACGTTGGTATGAGTTACGTCAAGATGGCGATAACGCCCCCTGGTACGTGAATCAAGAAGGGACATACGCTGCTCCGGGTGGAAAGAGTGCCTGGTGTGCGAGTATGGCCATGGATATTTACGGAAACATCGGGATGGGGTATTCTAGTGTGGGTACGGTTCAGGATGGTGCGGATAGAGATAGCTTTATTTCTCTTCATTATACCGGACGGTTAGTAGATGACCCTCCGGGAATGATGACCTTTGCTGAACAAACGATAAAGAATGGTACCGGAGTCAGTCAGGGAAAAGAGCGTTATGGTGATTATTCACATCTTACCGTAGATCCGATTGACCAAAACACTTTCTGGTTCATATCAGAATACCCGGAAGCAACCGGGACTAATATGAGAGATTACGTTGGGGTATTTAAAGTGGCTACGGCAATAGGTAATGATATAGGAGTTATTGCTATTGATGGTCCGGTAACCAGTACTTTTGAAAGTACTGAAAGTGTAAAGGTTCGAATTAAAAACTTCGGCGAAGTAGCCGCAAGTAATTTTCCGGTACAGTACAGTATCAATGGAGGTCCCGTAGTTACTGAAATTTTCAGCGGTACGATTTCTCCGGGAAACGAAGCAAATTTTACTTTTGCTAAACAAGAAGATTTTAGCGCAGAAAGGGAGTTTATGATTGAAGTGCAAACGGATTTGGCAAGTGATGCTACTCCAATTAATGATTGTACCAGTGCGGTTATCTTTAATTTACCAGCTGATGATGTAGGAGTTGCAGCGATAATCAATCCTAAAACCGGTACAGGACTAGCAATCGACGAACCGGTTATGGTTAATATTAAAAACTACGGGGGTAAAGCACAATCCGGTTTTGAAGTGTACTATGTAGTAGATAATGGTACTCGAATTACAGAACGATATAATGATGTTCTGGAAGGACAAAGCTCACAATTTTTTACGTTCAGTCAAACTTTTGATTTTTCGGATTTTAGAACTTATATAGTGGAGTCCGGAACTATACTGTCAAACGATCAGAATTTAAATAACGACCTGGTTATAGAAGAGGTACTTCATGAGCAATGTAATCCTACCTCTAATTGTTCGCAAAGTCAGGATGGAATTATTTCTTTTGAATTGTCTAATGTGGTAAATAGGGATATACCTTGTAATGACGGATATGAAAGGTTTCCTAACCTAATCATAGATATTGCAAAAACTGAAGAGTATGTGTTAACCATACAAACAGGTTTTGTATCAGAAGAATCTCAACGTTTTTCCATATGGATTGATTATGATGATAATACGGTTTATGAGGAAGATGAACTTGTCTTAAGTAATCAGGTAATCAAATCAAATTTTGAAGATCAAAAATATAAATTTGAAGTTAGTGCAGATGCCCCCGTAGGGCAACATCGTATGCGTATCAGAGGGGCTGATACTCAAAACTCCGGGGGAGTTACTAAGTTAAATGATCCTTGCGCTGAAATTACCTTTGGAACCACTCATGATTATTTTGTAAAAATTAGTGAACGGGTAGAAGACTCAGATATTGTAGTGGTAAGTGGAGATAATGATCAATTTACCTTTACTATGAGTGATTTTAATGCAGATGAAAGCCTTCCTATTAATATTTATGACTTGTCCGGTCAAATAATTCATTCTAATGTAATTACTAAAAATTCAGGTATTTTTGAATATGACCTGGATATGTCATATGTTCAATCTGCAATTTATTTTGTTCAGATTGGTAGTAATA